The Xiphias gladius isolate SHS-SW01 ecotype Sanya breed wild chromosome 4, ASM1685928v1, whole genome shotgun sequence genome includes a window with the following:
- the apobb.1 gene encoding apolipoprotein Bb, tandem duplicate 1, with translation MGDSKLCLLLLLSTSALAFAKDEDQPTCLLAKRYKTLHKYEYQYEAESLNAINGASPLKNGPKASCKVEIEVPQTCSFIIRTSGCSLSEVVDMDAEGNPVFGPAPSSDAFAAEMEKYPLKVAVDGVYDVKLYPEDGETTTILNIKRGIISALAVPLVEEDKNKNMPTIHGKCKTYYKVNTREDIATDISLNRDLSRCDKFVPMRDHTSPLALISGMHYPLAQLVRSSQTCNYKFDNEKKHMTSGSCTENHILIPFSHKGKYGVTNVGKQELTLVQVSPHNNRVFDHSNIFKGLHMEAVEDKSVVQDKDAGLNLLRELANLPETEGERRAHLFHKLVTMVRGMKAETLSPAIPEALAVSRVLTYQVLAQCGTPECSSAIMQILRTLDSSSLEVDAAVFALGLMSNPSALLINDLLEMAKYKSSKPIMYSLSNVVKRFYKAEGKLIPEIHSVAEFMAAQLGDCSGDKDNTFMTLRVIGNMAPAVVPASPALRAAVIQCVNQPAASLAVQQAAIQVYRLAPVPEEGREVLMQVLLDSTSSLQKRIAAYLVLMKDPQPSELTQLADALPSEQDKQLKSFVISHITNILSSTEPKTKDLRQKIRDALQDNEIGPLMDPAKFSRNYKIGSVEGNMIFEGTSYLPKEVMLEMTLKAFGYEIDMMEIGMEGKGFEPTVDALFGENGFFPDTALRTMYFVSDNMPFRVNEILQNMLPALKRDRMKRQASQNLMREIGRNLNKLVRELKTAQSPEAMVYLRLLGNELGYLRTNEMEEMAYSAAMMIDSMFKMFPSDLMKALMTKADNTIFAHYIFMDNEFFLPTVTGVPLRIALSGTFTPGIKGGLKIARDMSQVTFMPSAGIEFVTQVGSHIPEYVNSGLEMHTNIFHESGLSAKISMGRDKVKLTIPAPRSPTKLIKMTNTLVALTGSEVKTLPPVVMDKVDVNECTPVFAGMKYCTALQYIDAFSQETAPYFPFTGDSKFAVELNPTGDVTEYTATVAYELLREGEEGRQKVDSVKFILRAEGAEPTEARAIMKYNRRKNTITADIQIPDYDVEAGFRLGVVGGNTKGKGTHSVSLDFINKNIPQLSLVGRANLKAMKEGMLQVQLLVPSINTEATVTANMKRDEELELELKSEIKFMDATSEQEIAMKYDPSKIEVEFKSDLNTETTILPNADVFEKYCNQLLDTQVGQTDMKVRHILKKFMVAANKYMEKYGADIPYIQNFRVPDIPEISLPETLFLNTKAKAVYHFNNERFTIVIPLPLGGKSTEELNFPLALTTPSVSLPQFGLEIVSMEIPIPEFVVPESLTLSIPLFGKAEVSTLMRNNLYDMEASMAAGKDVVEPSSYSAKFDVKGTSPLDILSIKMEGSGMLATTDSIRARLKSSLSHKFIEASVSIIEDATITDKLNLRSSSKIEATSPFGLNFALEHTGMAGINTEEISADSHFEGMFKVGPMYSGTISTQSFTIFPFRPEAKIDSMVQVDSTIVKAQNTIAASLGNGEFSVVSNTNAFEDLLTHVVELSFKDHKLSMKCEANALALGMKIRNQAEASAGAGEVVMRMETNADHSKNRIYSLLIGSLDVNGLAVNSDATVKLLENEATHKAILRMNKGGVTISGTTTLLSPLSLENSFSAGIDASRATLAITNKASMSDIKVDNANTLIITLSSLNFNSKAEAAASEYASYAHDITIDLKPYTASANVNNNLKLLAANFINEAQLQAELYKMDLTGSLKAIYGDEEIKHTYQANYADMTANAKCSTTGKLFGTHMNQNTEIEVVGLAAKITNDARFNSQPMRFDHTIRCSIVPFDFNLDAIFNADGDIIMYGKHSAQLYGKFLLKAQPLAFGSSHECRASVTQQLDNGFSLETIFDNKMDTVMSLQEQRTSFRLKSKMNEHIFNQDMSVYNTPEKTGIEVSGTILTNIFKTDSTNNQEFTISGFLKYDKNTDSHIIQIPLIENLPAFLESIKGFVVRFAEALQDYINNEEIRATLEALPQHLNYFVSQLNIEGKVNRLKQYFSDFTQEYAISMEDVDASLRNLKVTVEKLLSDLTVYIQHFSYMMKEIIVSGTLPETLIRNIQKQLNAFNEEYDIKAMVVYVIDTIREMVQQIDLEKLKGSSIAFLHDIDAKYEIKAKLQTIMRDMKQIIETFDMQKCAAELKRYISSINFKAHIEELVSQIPTEILSEITDYIREMIQDLDILGKINAFYAKMREFIVTFEADKKVQAVLEKALELIKQFRIEETIRAMVKMVKDAEIPTKSMQVFQGVINYLKVTGVKDVIPQLNAYLGFIEQKLKSFDYNDFVIYANQIIAEYTVYLNDLIRTLEIPQKLEATRDFANFVISSVRGHLEQLREIQISEFMKTVKDVMDQVVHNNLKRFSDFIKQEISNLDVRAEISTYLQLASKCYIDFLTFANDMLINMVEIMKKVAPEQKIVSELLQIINGLITEMKKAKLKIPSFTIPLTDLVLPSMTLSMDNLHQFEIPTQLDIPEFTVFGFHTVQATTISTNDMKQKIIELIDFILNFEMKMFDMGSLIGDLSMNYLPVLPEFSLPVISVPEFSFPTLPHVPAEKLVKTLQLPAFNLPVIPSEITIPGFGKLSYEIKVNTPIYSIRNAAEVQSSLDIDDSPQLTAFLTSQGASLSFEILNFNLDSTTRIAVPKGHHLIAAETLKFTHDFLKVDHHASVTFSDFSAQASAKTTIKATTAPYNAELINEAFLATMGGLSATTDTSYKHVLSLPIMDLTGETSVTQKCVVRQEGTSITITVGNQGTTTFNSHDSTHKSDLQVTVNPSTFKLTCISDTDTFLLKMRQTLSADFVIFSYFKFDVRSEAEGPTIKNSLLVGSVNANLHDRKLELKATQSTDLTGIVNGALYNVIDVVVRPSEILLNFQNKGNTKVNFKDALTAKIDLQNDYSATFRPDKQHMNTVALARLNQYKLFMNFTVENNEKEAAILTAVKGEADLDFLTRPISIPELDLPFVDFHTPAISDLNLYEQTGLKNILTTTEQTVDVDAKIVYQKSQTASLIDMMGPIQIPSVGNLITELTFKSAIINLNVNAGLYTEDDLVFRLGATTASVFESLKAKLDGTTSLTTKRGIKLASSLSLENRHIEGTHDSTISMSTETFEPVVSVATIAKIALPILSLEANQNLGADIKTKANAVSTLRMKADFNIPVINCVGKVQADHSLKLEGTFEYISMESSTRANMDGTVLEDYLVLGVLDNEVNMYLNNDGLRSTSKIIADAKLNHGTNKIIGMDVNENLAVGASLSRVYAVLKYTGNNEANLFNFNTNGAHIAQATIDFAPMSSLTADIEIDISQPSSLGEFTIFEKTVAEVTAAKQKISTNAKFVSPLYTTNLASEAEGNAPVFKVNSKSSATSVIVFLEYDMDSSITIVFEHAGLSLTGKGVFSHTDLTMDIQHVLSHTVSDSRLTLNVDITSPAFTDVNLRYAVRKDGISATISIPSTGFLGLQLHCRVPLQMNARLYGRYASDPGKDIDIFTIRASAKDADKMNLKMFINMDAPDIGLSRLQEKVPAITSCLSSFAEKYQLFRHAAQLENIIIYYTEEAHNIANNHAPHMNQVSILFRNTVVQYQKTVQVFLDEAIKVLRETQVKLPGSDKMTTLIEVLNRLTTSINTMLQKAMHLVTLNVKYAFNVMLGMASKIQVTMPTGDVMDGAKIIEQIRDRMKTMSNPVVDLLKDLESLDMFLEKLGDTLKFIVDKAQDFVDNTLKSDVLDAIAVYINALYDKHVSLMKTITKYANTTESINSMINDILDIFRSIANQFKYSVTDYLHQAPAQYRSYVKVKGAKLEINL, from the exons GCAACATTTTCAAGGGTCTTCACATGGAGGCTGTTGAGGACAAGAGTGTTGTCCAGGATAAAGATGCAGGTCTGAACCTCCTGAGAGAACTGGCCAATCTGCCCGAGACcgagggggagaggagggccCACCTCTTCCACAAGCTTGTCACCATGGTCCGTGGAATGAAGGCTGAGACCCTGAGTCCCGCCATTCCTGAGGCTCTTGCCGTGTCCCGTGTCCTGACCTACCAGGTTCTGGCCCAGTGTGGAACCCCTGAGTGCAGCAGTGCCATCATGCAGATCCTCAGGACCTTAGACAGCTCTTCACTCGAGGTTGACGCCGCTGTTTTTGCTTTGGGACTCATGTCCAATCCCTCTGCTCTCCTGATCAATGACCTGCTCGAGATGGCCAAATACAAATCCAGCAAGCCTATCATGTATTCCCTAAGCAATGTTGTCAAGAG GTTTTACAAGGCTGAAGGAAAACTGATCCCTGAGATTCACTCTGTAGCTGAGTTCATGGCTGCTCAGTTGGGCGACTGTTCTGGTGACAAGGACAACACTTTCATGACACTGAGG GTTATTGGAAACATGGCTCCAGCTGTGGTACCTGCTAGTCCTGCACTAAGAGCCGCTGTGATACAGTGTGTGAACCAACCTGCAGCTTCCCTGGCTGTGCAGCAGGCTGCCATCCAAGTGTACAGGCTGGCTCCCGTCCCTGAGGAG GGCAGAGAGGTTCTCATGCAGGTGCTTCTGGACAGCACCAGCTCCTTGCAAAAGCGTATTGCTGCATACCTGGTACTTATGAAGGACCCCCAACCAAGTGAACTGACCCAGCTGGCTGATGCCTTGCCCAGTGAGCAGGACAAACAACTCAAGAGCTTTGTCATCTCCCATATTACCAACATTTTGTCCTCAACTGAGCCCAAGACTAAGGA CCTGAGACAGAAGATTCGTGATGCCCTGCAGGATAATGAGATTGGGCCCCTTATGGACCCCGCCAAGTTCTCTCGTAACTACAAGATCGGATCTGTGGAGGGCAACATGATCTTTGAGGGTACCAGCTATTTGCCCAAGGAGGTCATGCTTGAAATGACTCTGAAGGCATTTGGCTATGAAATTGACATGATGGAG ATTGGTATGGAGGGCAAAGGATTTGAGCCAACTGTTGATGCCCTGTTTGGAGAGAATGGATTCTTCCCTGACACAGCCCTGAGGACAATGTACTTTGTCTCTGACAACATGCCATTTAGAGTCAATGAGATCCTGCAGAACATGCTGCCTGCTCTGAAGAGAGACAGGATGAAGAGACAG GCCTCCCAGAACCTGATGAGGGAGATTGGACGTAACCTTAATAAACTGGTGAGGGAACTGAAGACCGCACAGTCTCCTGAGGCAATGGTTTATCTGAGACTTCTGGGAAATGAGCTGGGATATCTGAGGACCAATGAAATGGAGGAAATGGCCTACTCTGCAGCCATGATGATTGACAGCATGTTCAAGATGTTCCCCAGTGAT CTAATGAAGGCTTTGATGACTAAGGCTGACAACACAATATTTGCCCACTATATCTTCATGGACAATGAATTCTTCCTGCCTACTGTAACTGGTGTGCCTCTGAGGATTGCACTGTCTGGTACTTTCACCCCTGGTATCAAGGGTGGACTTAAGATTGCTCGTGACATG AGCCAAGTTACGTTCATGCCCTCCGCTGGCATTGAGTTTGTAACTCAAGTTGGCTCCCACATCCCTGAATATGTCAACTCTGGATTAGAGATGCACACCAACATTTTCCACGAGAGTGGGCTCAGTGCTAAGATCTCCATGGGACGTGACAAAGTCAAGCTGACCATTCCTGCTCCAAGGAGCCCTACTAAGCTCATCAAAATGAC aaaTACACTGGTGGCACTGACTGGATCAGAGGTGAAGACCCTCCCCCCTGTTGTGATGGACAAGGTTGATGTTAATGAGTGCACTCCCGTCTTCGCTGGAATGAAATATTGCACAGCTCTGCAATACATTGATGCTTTCTCTCAAGAGACAGCCCCCTACTTTCCCTTCACTGGAGACAGCAA ATTTGCAGTGGAGCTCAACCCTACTGGTGATGTCACTGAGTACACAGCCACTGTTGCCTACGAGCTCctcagagagggagaagagggcCGGCAGAAAGTTGACTCTGTGAAGTTCATTCTGAGGGCTGAAG GTGCAGAGCCCACTGAAGCCAGAGCAATCATGAAATATAACAGAAGGAAGAATACCATCACAGCTGACATCCAGATCCCTGACTACGATGTGGAGGCTGGATTCAGGCTGGGTGTTGTTGGTGGAAACACCAAAGGCAAAGGAACTCACTCAGTCTCTCTTGactttataaacaaaaacatccctCAGCTCTCTCTGGTTGGCCGTGCCAA TCTGAAGGCCATGAAGGAAGGTATGCTCCAAGTCCAGCTTCTTGTCCCCTCAATCAATACTGAGGCCACTGTCACAGCTAACATGAAGCGTGATGAAGAATTGGAATTGGAGCTTAAGAGTGAAATCAAGTTCATGGACGCCACCTCTGAGCAGGAAATTGCAATGAAATATG ATCCCAGCAAGATTGAGGTTGAGTTCAAGTCTGATTTGAACACTGAGACCACCATCTTGCCAAATGCTGATGTGTTTGAGAAGTATTGCAACCAACTTCTTGACACGCAAGTGGGGCAGACCGACATGAAAGTTCGTCACATCTTGAAGAAGTTTATGGTG GCAGCAAACAAATACATGGAAAAATATGGTGCTGATATCCCTTACATTCAGAACTTCAGAGTACCTGATATACCTGAGATTTCCCTGCCAGAGACACTGTTCCTGAATAC TAAGGCAAAAGCTGTTTACCACTTCAACAATGAGCGCTTCACCATTGTTATCCCTCTCCCTCTTGGAGGAAAATCAACGGAGGAGCTTAACTTCCCGCTAGCTTTGACCACACCTAGCGTGTCTCTACCACAGTTTGGATTGGAAATCGTCTCCATGGAGATTCCCATCCCAGAGTTTGTTGTCCCTGAGAGCCTTACCCTGTCTATTCCTCTATTTGGCAAAGCTGAGGTATCAACTCTGATGAGAAACAACCTGTATGACATGGAGGCCTCAATGGCTGCTGGCAAAGATGTTGTGGAACCATCAAGCTACTCAGCTAAGTTTGATGTGAAAGGAACTTCTCCACTTGACATCCTCTCAATAAAAATGGAAG GCTCAGGAATGTTGGCCACCACTGACTCTATTAGGGCCCGTTTGAAAAGCTCTTTGTCCCATAAATTCATTGAAGCCAGTGTGAGTATCATCGAGGATGCAACCATTACCGACAAACTCAATTTGAGATCAAGCAGCAAGATTGAAGCCACAAGTCCATTTGGTCTCAATTTTGCACTAGAGCACACAGGTATGGCTGGAATCAACACTGAAGAAATATCTGCTGATAGCCACTTTGAGGGAATGTTCAAGGTTGGACCCATGTACAGTGGAACCATTTCAACACAGTCATTTACCATCTTCCCATTCAGGCCAGAAGCAAAGATTGATTCTATGGTTCAGGTTGACTCCACAATTGTTAAGGCACAGAACACAATTGCAGCGTCCCTTGGTAATGGGGAATTCTCTGTTGTGTCTAACACCAATGCCTTTGAAGACCTCTTGACCCATGTTGTTGAGCTTTCCTTCAAAGACCACAAGCTGTCAATGAAATGTGAGGCAAATGCACTTGCTCTTGGCATGAAGATCCGCAACCAGGCTGAAGCCTCTGCTGGTGCCGGTGAAGTTGTCATGAGGATGGAGACAAATGCAGACCACTCTAAAAACCGTATTTACTCTCTGCTGATTGGGTCTCTTGATGTCAATGGTCTGGCTGTAAACAGCGATGCCACTGTGAAGCTTCTTGAGAATGAGGCTACTCACAAGGCTATTCTGAGGATGAACAAGGGCGGTGTGACCATAAGTGGAACAACCACCCTGCTGAGCCCCCTGTCCCTAGAAAACTCCTTCAGTGCTGGGATTGATGCTTCAAGAGCTACTTTAGCCATTACCAATAAAGCCTCAATGAGTGATATCAAAGTTGACAATGCCAACACACTGATCATTACTCTTTCTAGCCTCAACTTCAACTCAAAGGCTGAAGCCGCAGCAAGTGAATATGCCTCTTACGCTCATGATATCACCATCGACCTGAAACCCTACACTGCTTCTGCAAATGTTAATAACAACCTGAAACTTCTGGCAGCCAACTTCATTAACGAGGCTCAGCTGCAGGCAGAGCTTTACAAGATGGACCTGACTGGAAGCCTGAAGGCCATCTACGGTGACGAAGAGATCAAACATACCTATCAGGCAAATTATGCTGATATGACTGCTAACGCAAAATGCAGCACCACTGGAAAACTCTTTGGAACTCACatgaaccaaaacactgagATTGAAGTTGTTGGTCTTGCTGCCAAGATAACCAACGATGCCCGTTTCAACTCACAGCCAATGCGCTTTGATCACACCATCCGCTGCAGCATTGTTCCTTTTGATTTCAACCTTGATGCCATCTTCAATGCTGATGGAGACATCATCATGTATGGAAAGCACAGTGCCCAGCTCTATGGCAAATTCCTCCTTAAAGCACAACCCCTGGCTTTTGGTAGCTCACATGAATGCAGAGCATCAGTAACCCAGCAGCTAGATAACGGTTTTTCTCTTGAGACCATATTTGACAACAAGATGGACACTGTAATGTCACTCCAAGAGCAGAGGACCAGTTTTAGACTGAAGTCTAAAATGAATGAGCATATCTTCAATCAGGACATGAGTGTTTACAATACTCCTGAGAAAACTGGAATTGAGGTTTCTGGCACCATCCTCACAAACATCTTCAAAACAGACTCCACAAACAACCAGGAATTCACAATCTCGGGCTTCCTCAAGTATGACAAGAACACAGACAGTCATATAATTCAGATCCCTCTAATTGAAAATCTGCCTGCCTTCTTGGAAAGTATCAAGGGCTTTGTTGTGCGTTTTGCAGAGGCACTGCAAGACTACATCAACAATGAGGAAATAAGGGCTACTCTTGAGGCTCTTCCCCAGCATTTAAATTACTTTGTTTCTCAACTGAATATAGAAGGCAAGGTAAATCGACTGAAGCAGTATTTCAGTGATTTTACCCAAGAATATGCCATCTCAATGGAAGATGTGGATGCCTCTTTGAGAAACCTGAAGGTTACTGTTGAAAAACTGCTGTCTGATCTCACTGTTTACATCCAACACTTTTCTTATATGATGAAGGAGATTATTGTAAGTGGCACCCTCCCTGAAACACTCATTCGGAATATCCAGAAACAGCTGAACGCCTTTAATGAGGAGTATGACATCAAGGCTATGGTTGTGTATGTGATTGATACCATAAGAGAGATGGTCCAGCAGATTgatttggaaaaactgaaaggaAGCAGCATTGCATTCCTGCATGATATAGATGCCAAGTATGAAATCAAGGCTAAACTACAAACAATCATGAGAGATATGAAACAAATAATTGAGACCTTTGACATGCAGAAATGTGCTGCTGAGCTGAAGAGGTACATTTCATCTATTAACTTCAAAGCTCACATTGAGGAACTAGTTAGTCAGATTCCCACAGAGATTCTCAGTGAAATAACAGATTATATTAGGGAAATGATTCAGGACCTTGACATCCTAGGTAAAATCAACGCATTCTATGCCAAGATGAGAGAATTTATTGTTACATTTGAGGCTGACAAAAAGGTTCAGGCTGTCTTGGAAAAGGCTTTGGAGCTCATCAAGCAGTTCAGAATTGAGGAAACCATCAGGGCTATGGTCAAGATGGTGAAGGATGCAGAAATACCCACCAAATCCATGCAAGTCTTCCAGGGTGTTATCAACTACTTGAAAGTAACTGGGGTTAAGGATGTGATTCCACAATTGAATGCGTATCTAGGTTTTATAGAGCAGAAACTGAAGTCATTTGATTATAATGACTTTGTGATTTATGCCAATCAAATTATTGCTGAGTACACAGTTTACCTGAATGATCTGATCAGGACTCTTGAAATCCCCCAGAAACTTGAGGCAACAAGAGATTTTGCAAATTTTGTCATATCCTCTGTTAGAGGTCATTTGGAGCAACTGAGAGAAATTCAAATTTCTGAATTTATGAAAACTGTTAAGGATGTCATGGACCAGGTTGTGCATAATAATCTGAAgagattttctgattttataaaGCAGGAAATTTCAAACCTGGATGTCAGGGCTGAAATAAGCACTTATCTGCAGTTGGCAAGTAAGTGTTATATTGACTTCCTTACCTTTGCCAATGATATGTTAATCAATATGGTTGAGATCATGAAGAAGGTGGCACCTGAACAAAAGATTGTCAGTGAGCTATTGCAGATCATCAACGGGCTCATTACAGAAATGAAGAAAGCCAAGTTGAAAATACCATCCTTCACCATTCCTCTCACTGATCTTGTTTTGCCTTCTATGACATTGAGCATGGACAATCTTCACCAGTTTGAAATCCCAACACAACTAGACATCCCAGAGTTCACTGTTTTTGGGTTCCATACTGTGCAAGCAACTACCATCTCAACTAAtgacatgaaacagaaaatcattGAATTGATTGATTTCATTCTCAACTTTGAGATGAAGATGTTTGATATGGGTTCTTTGATTGGAGACCTGAGTATGAACTACCTTCCTGTCCTGCCTGAGTTTTCACTTCCTGTGATTAGTGTACCTGAGTTCTCCTTTCCCACTCTGCCTCATGTTCCAGCAGAGAAACTTGTTAAGACTCTTCAACTCCCAGCATTTAACCTGCCAGTCATTCCTAGTGAGATCACAATTCCAGGCTTCGGTAAACTGAGTTATGAGATAAAAGTCAACACCCCCATCTACTCTATTAGGAATGCTGCTGAAGTCCAATCCTCTCTTGACATAGATGATTCTCCTCAGCTGACAGCTTTTTTGACTTCCCAAGGGGCATCACTCAGCTTTGAAATCCTTAACTTCAACCTGGATTCCACTACTCGGATTGCTGTTCCCAAGGGCCATCATCTGATTGCAGCTGAGACCCTTAAGTTCACTCATGATTTTCTCAAAGTGGACCACCATGCATCTGTGACATTTTCGGACTTCTCAGCCCAGGCCTCAGCCAAGaccacaataaaagccaccacAGCACCTTACAATGCTGAGCTCATAAATGAAGCTTTCTTAGCCACCATGGGTGGTTTATCTGCCACTACTGACACTTCCTATAAACATGTGCTCAGCCTCCCTATCATGGACCTCACTGGGGAGACATCCgtgacacaaaaatgtgtgGTCCGTCAGGAAGGCACATCTATTACAATAACTGTTGGAAACCAGGGTACTACCACCTTCAACTCTCATGACAGTACCCACAAGAGTGACCTGCAAGTCACAGTCAATCCAAGTACATTCAAGTTGACATGCATTAGTGACACAGATACATTCCTTTTGAAGATGAGACAGACCCTGAGTGCTGACTTTGTCATCTTCAGCTATTTCAAGTTTGATGTTCGTTCTGAAGCAGAAGGCCCCACAATCAAAAACAGCCTTTTAGTGGGATCAGTAAATGCTAATCTGCATGACAGGAAGCTTGAACTGAAGGCCACCCAGAGCACAGATCTAACTGGTATTGTCAATGGAGCCTTATACAATGTGATCGATGTTGTTGTCCGTCCAAGTGAGATTTTGTTAAACTTTCAGAATAAAGGAAACACTAAGGTCAATTTCAAGGATGCTCTTACTGCCAAAATTGATCTACAGAATGATTACTCTGCAACCTTCAGGCCTGACAAACAACATATGAACACTGTGGCTCTGGCCCGTCTTAATCAGTACAAACTGTTCATGAACTTCACTGTAGAGAACAACGAAAAGGAGGCTGCCATACTTACTGCTGTAAAAGGGGAAGCAGACCTTGATTTCCTGACTAGGCCCATCAGCATTCCTGAGCTCGATCTGCCTTTTGTTGACTTCCATACTCCAGCCATCAGTGATCTGAACTTGTATGAGCAGACTGGATTGAAGAACATTTTGACTACCACTGAGCAGACTGTTGACGTAGATGCTAAGATTGTTTACCAGAAAAGCCAGACTGCCTCGCTTATCGATATGATGGGTCCGATCCAGATTCCCTCTGTGGGTAACCTGATCACAGAACTAACCTTCAAGTCTGCCATTATCAATCTGAATGTCAATGCTGGACTGTATACCGAGGATGATCTTGTGTTCCGTCTGGGAGCTACCACAGCCTCTGTGTTTGAGAGTCTAAAAGCTAAACTCGATGGTACCACTAGTCTGACCACCAAGAGAGGAATCAAGTTGGCCAGTTCCCTCTCCCTTGAAAACCGTCACATTGAAGGCACTCATGATAGCACCATCAGTATGAGTACTGAAACTTTTGAGCCTGTAGTCTCTGTGGCTACTATTGCAAAGATTGCCCTGCCAATACTCAGTCTGGAAGCAAACCAAAATCTGGGTGCAGACATCAAAACCAAAGCAAATGCTGTCTCCACCTTGAGAATGAAGGCTGATTTCAACATCCCTGTGATCAATTGTGTTGGAAAAGTCCAGGCTGACCACAGTCTGAAGCTGGAGGGAACCTTTGAGTATATTTCCATGGAGTCATCCACCAGAGCAAACATGGATGGCACAGTGCTTGAGGACTATCTAGTTTTGGGAGTCCTTGATAATGAAGTTAATATGTACCTGAATAATGATGGCCTACGCTCCACCTCCAAGATTATTGCTGATGCCAAGCTTAACCATGGTACCAACAAAATCATTGGCATGGATGTAAATGAGAATCTTGCTGTTGGTGCCTCCCTGAGCCGTGTGTATGCAGTACTGAAGTATACCGGCAACAATGAGGCAAACCTGTTCAATTTCAACACCAATGGGGCGCATATTGCTCAGGCAACCATTGACTTTGCACCAATGTCTTCTTTGACTGCTGATATTGAGATTGATATCTCTCAGCCAAGCAGCCTGGGTGAATTTACCATCTTCGAAAAAACTGTTGCTGAAGTGACAGCGGCGAAGCAGAAGATCTCTACCAATGCCAAGTTTGTGAGCCCATTATACACCACAAACCTTGCAAGTGAAGCTGAGGGCAACGCTCCCGTCTTCAAAGTCAACTCTAAGTCCTCTGCCACTTCTGTGATTGTCTTCTTGGAATATGACATGGAct CTTCCATTACCATAGTCTTTGAACATGCTGGCCTAAGCCTGACTGGGAAGGGTGTTTTCTCCCATACCGATCTGACCATGGACATTCAACACGTCCTTTCCCATACAGTGAG TGACTCCCGTCTCACACTGAATGTGGACATAACCAGCCCTGCCTTCACCGATGTGAACTTGCGTTATGCTGTCCGCAAAGATGGAATTAGTGCTACAATTTCTATTCCCTCTACTGGCTTCCTGGGTCTTCAGCTCCATTGCAGGGTCCCATTGCAGATGAATGCCAGGCTTTATGGTCGCTATGCT TCTGATCCTGGGAAGGATATTGATATTTTCACCATCAGAGCTTCTGCCAAGGATGCTGATAAAATGAATCTTAAGATGTTCATCAACATGGATGCCCCAGACATTGGGCTCAGCAGACTGCAGGAAAAAGTTCCTGCCATCACCTCTTGTTTGTCTAGCTTTGCTGAGAAATACCAGCTGTTCAGACATGCTGCTCAGTTGgagaatattattatttactatACTGAGGAGGCCCACAACATTGCAAACAACCATGCCCCACATATGAACCAAGTGTCTATCCTCTTTAGAAACACTGTTGTTCAGTACCAGAAAACTGTACAGGTTTTCTTGGATGAAGCCATTAAAGTCCTGAGAGAGACCCAGGTCAAATTGCCTGGCTCTGACAAGATGACCACTCTCATTGAGGTGCTCAATAGGCTGACCACCAGCATTAATACTATGCTACAGAAGGCAATGCACCTGGTGACTCTTAATGTAAAATATGCTTTCAATGTAATGCTTGGCATGGCCAGTAAAATTCAGGTTACAATGCCCACTGGGGATGTCATGGATGGAGCCAAAATCATTGAACAGATAAGGGACAGAATGAAGACTATGTCTAATCCTGTTGTGGATCTTTTGAAGGACCTAGAGAGTCTAGATATGTTCCTGGAGAAACTGGGTGACACCCTAAAATTCATTGTTGACAAAGCTCAGGACTTTGTTGACAACACCCTAAAGTCTGATGTCCTAGATGCCATTGCTGTCTACATTAATGCTTTATATGATAAACACGTAAGCTTGATGAAAACAATCACCAAGTACGCAAACACAACCGAGTCTATAAATAGCATGATTAATGACATTCTGGATATTTTCAGATCCATAGCGAATCAGTTTAAATACAGCGTTACTGACTATCTGCACCAGGCTCCTGCTCAGTACAGGTCTTATGTAAAAGTTAAGGGTGCAAAGCTTGAGATTAATCTGTGA